A genomic segment from Azospirillum sp. TSA2s encodes:
- a CDS encoding type IV secretion system protein, producing the protein MMSRRVALRAVPLAATLIPAVFPPAHAQLAVIDPANLAQAVQQVQQMAQQLQAMQQQYQQLQQTYQAIAHAPSSPLTELGQQLNVEAFRNALPAQSNVLGSVMEGRALGPGAFGSAAQGQLERNRVYSPDGADFQAQEMQRTATSVAGAQAMASGLYQSATSRVAVLQAIEGQLATAADAKAVADLAARISAEQAYIQAQQVQAQSLVLWQQAQMRNRDQREQERRRQSIDALIAQAKARGG; encoded by the coding sequence ATGATGAGCAGACGCGTTGCGCTCCGTGCCGTGCCACTCGCCGCCACGCTGATCCCGGCGGTCTTTCCGCCCGCCCACGCCCAGCTGGCGGTGATCGACCCGGCCAACTTGGCCCAGGCGGTCCAGCAGGTGCAGCAGATGGCCCAGCAGCTGCAGGCGATGCAGCAGCAATACCAGCAGCTCCAGCAGACCTATCAGGCGATCGCCCATGCGCCGTCGAGCCCCCTCACCGAGCTCGGCCAGCAGCTCAACGTCGAGGCGTTCCGAAACGCCCTGCCGGCGCAAAGCAACGTGCTGGGATCGGTGATGGAGGGCCGTGCTCTCGGGCCTGGGGCCTTTGGCAGTGCGGCCCAAGGGCAGTTGGAGCGCAACCGTGTCTACAGCCCTGATGGTGCCGACTTCCAAGCACAGGAGATGCAGCGCACCGCCACCAGCGTCGCCGGCGCGCAGGCGATGGCGAGCGGGCTCTACCAGTCGGCGACCAGCCGGGTCGCCGTCCTGCAGGCGATCGAAGGACAGCTCGCCACCGCAGCGGACGCCAAGGCGGTGGCAGACCTCGCCGCCCGCATCAGCGCCGAACAGGCTTACATCCAAGCCCAGCAGGTGCAGGCGCAATCGCTGGTGCTGTGGCAGCAGGCGCAAATGCGCAACCGGGACCAGCGCGAGCAGGAACGGCGGCGGCAATCGATCGACGCGCTGATCGCGCAAGCCAAGGCGCGGGGAGGCTGA
- a CDS encoding VirB4 family type IV secretion/conjugal transfer ATPase, with amino-acid sequence MFSANLAARERPPDTYLPYLGHADAGTLLLDDGALLAMIELEGVAFETADPAEVNARHAQRNILLRNIASDRLVLASHIVRLGADGAEYPQAPCANAFARTLDTAYRARLLANRLYCNRLFVSVLLRPPLGSERRIASLFARRRRGDRSRAAAPAGLEALEAVVGTLLQELEAYRPRRLALRTANGLLFSEPAEALRLVLTGQVLPVPLVNGHLGGAIYTDRVIVGREAIEIRGAGGSSYAAAFGLREYPATSWPGLFDGVLAAPYRCVLTQSFGFLNKQAAHGVLTRKQNQMVTAQDKAASQTAALSEAADLLASNAFVMGDHHLSLVTFADSLGALAEVAARARRDLAESGAVVAREDLALEAAYWAQLPGNMRLRPRPGAISSRNFAAMASLHNHPAGALHGHWGEPLTLLRTSGGTAYRFHLHASTGTVNDLGNVFIAGPAGSGKTTLMLFLAALAGRQGAQVVFVDKDRGGEILARAVGGVYLVLPAGAPSGLAPLKALTDAPADLAFLKRLITGLITAPDDSLAPEDERRLELGLGCLMALPPDARSLGELRAFLGQADPAGPGARLERWCRGGALGWVLDNEADALALEAPFLGFDVTTLLDDPLARGPVLAYLFHRIEGLLDGRRLVLVIDEFWKALLDPGFRDLVNDKLKTIRKLNGLVVLGTQSPADALKSPIAHSIIEQCPTQILMPNPRADAADYQGGLKLTGPEFQAVREDLTVGGRRFLLKQGTASVACELDLGGLDDLVAVLSARAGTVRLMERLIDEHGTEPDAWLPHFRQQWRTALT; translated from the coding sequence ATGTTTAGCGCCAATCTCGCCGCGCGCGAGCGCCCGCCCGACACCTACTTGCCCTATCTCGGCCATGCCGACGCCGGTACCCTGCTGCTCGACGACGGCGCGCTGTTGGCGATGATCGAGCTGGAAGGGGTGGCTTTTGAGACGGCCGATCCCGCTGAGGTCAACGCCCGCCACGCCCAACGCAACATCCTCTTGCGCAACATCGCGTCCGACCGGCTGGTGCTGGCCAGCCATATCGTGCGGCTGGGAGCTGATGGGGCTGAGTATCCGCAAGCCCCTTGTGCAAACGCCTTCGCCCGTACGCTCGATACTGCCTACCGGGCGCGGCTGCTGGCCAACCGCTTGTACTGCAACCGGCTCTTCGTGTCGGTGCTGCTGCGCCCGCCGCTGGGCTCGGAGCGGCGGATCGCCAGCCTCTTCGCCCGGCGCCGGCGCGGCGACCGCAGCCGGGCTGCCGCACCGGCCGGGCTGGAGGCGCTGGAGGCGGTGGTGGGCACACTGCTCCAGGAACTTGAGGCCTACCGCCCGCGCCGGTTGGCCTTGCGCACGGCCAATGGCCTCCTGTTCTCCGAGCCGGCCGAGGCCTTGCGCCTGGTTTTGACCGGACAGGTCCTGCCGGTGCCTTTGGTGAACGGTCATCTCGGCGGGGCGATCTACACCGACCGCGTCATTGTCGGCCGCGAGGCAATCGAAATCCGCGGTGCCGGCGGCTCCAGCTATGCCGCGGCCTTCGGCCTGCGCGAATATCCCGCCACCAGCTGGCCCGGCCTGTTCGACGGCGTGCTGGCCGCCCCCTACCGCTGCGTGCTGACCCAGAGCTTCGGCTTTTTGAACAAGCAGGCGGCCCATGGCGTGCTGACGCGCAAGCAAAACCAGATGGTGACCGCGCAAGACAAGGCGGCCAGCCAGACGGCGGCCTTGAGTGAGGCGGCCGACCTTTTGGCCTCCAACGCCTTCGTCATGGGCGACCACCATCTCAGCCTGGTCACTTTCGCCGACAGCTTGGGTGCGCTTGCCGAGGTGGCGGCGCGGGCCCGGCGCGATCTGGCCGAGAGCGGGGCGGTGGTGGCGCGTGAGGATTTGGCGCTGGAGGCAGCCTATTGGGCGCAGTTGCCCGGCAACATGCGACTGCGTCCGCGCCCGGGTGCCATCAGCTCGCGCAACTTCGCTGCCATGGCGAGCCTGCACAACCACCCTGCCGGTGCCCTGCACGGCCATTGGGGCGAGCCGCTGACCCTGCTGCGCACCAGCGGCGGCACCGCCTATCGTTTCCACCTGCACGCCTCCACCGGCACGGTGAACGATCTCGGCAATGTGTTCATCGCCGGCCCAGCCGGCTCGGGCAAGACGACGCTGATGCTGTTCCTGGCGGCGCTGGCCGGACGCCAGGGGGCGCAGGTGGTGTTCGTCGACAAGGACCGCGGCGGCGAAATTCTGGCGCGCGCGGTCGGCGGGGTCTATCTGGTGCTGCCGGCCGGCGCCCCGTCGGGCTTGGCACCGCTGAAGGCGCTCACCGACGCTCCGGCCGATCTGGCCTTTCTGAAGCGCCTGATCACCGGGCTGATCACCGCACCGGACGACAGCTTGGCGCCGGAGGACGAGCGGCGTCTTGAGCTCGGGCTCGGCTGTTTGATGGCGCTGCCGCCGGACGCCCGCTCGCTGGGTGAGCTGCGCGCCTTTCTCGGCCAGGCCGACCCGGCTGGCCCCGGTGCCCGGCTGGAGCGCTGGTGCCGGGGTGGGGCGCTTGGCTGGGTGCTCGACAATGAGGCCGACGCCCTGGCGCTTGAGGCCCCGTTTCTCGGCTTCGACGTTACCACCCTGCTCGACGACCCGCTCGCCCGTGGTCCGGTGCTGGCCTATCTGTTCCACCGCATCGAAGGGCTGCTGGACGGCCGGCGGCTGGTTCTGGTGATCGACGAGTTCTGGAAGGCGTTGCTCGACCCCGGCTTCCGCGATCTGGTGAACGACAAGCTGAAGACCATCCGCAAGCTGAATGGGCTGGTGGTGCTGGGGACCCAGTCGCCGGCCGATGCGCTGAAAAGCCCGATCGCGCATTCGATCATCGAGCAGTGCCCAACGCAGATTCTGATGCCGAACCCGCGCGCCGATGCCGCCGATTATCAAGGCGGGCTGAAGCTGACCGGGCCGGAATTCCAGGCGGTGCGCGAGGATCTCACCGTTGGCGGTCGGCGCTTCCTGCTCAAGCAGGGCACGGCCTCGGTCGCCTGCGAGCTCGATCTCGGCGGGCTCGACGATCTGGTGGCGGTGCTGTCGGCCCGCGCCGGCACGGTGCGGCTGATGGAGCGGCTGATCGACGAACACGGCACCGAGCCCGACGCTTGGCTGCCGCACTTCCGCCAGCAGTGGCGCACCGCCCTCACATGA
- a CDS encoding TrbC/VirB2 family protein, translating into MPYALPPIPPPRPVTLITASGAGACPAAPSAAGPVPAQHICGLQGGGRWRRPALHRFLPALAAAAVLAVAADPAWAQAAGGGGDITTFLQNLVNIITGTAGRLLAVLAICVVGVGALLGAISMRTVGGVLLGVMLIFSSAWLIDQIIGA; encoded by the coding sequence ATGCCTTATGCCCTGCCGCCCATCCCGCCGCCCCGTCCCGTCACGCTGATCACCGCCTCCGGTGCCGGCGCGTGCCCCGCCGCGCCGTCCGCCGCAGGCCCGGTGCCCGCCCAACATATCTGCGGGCTCCAGGGTGGCGGCCGGTGGCGGCGACCGGCTCTCCACCGGTTCCTGCCAGCTCTTGCCGCCGCGGCCGTCCTCGCTGTTGCCGCCGATCCGGCCTGGGCGCAGGCGGCCGGCGGTGGCGGCGACATCACCACCTTCCTGCAGAATCTGGTCAACATCATCACCGGCACCGCCGGCCGGCTGCTGGCGGTGCTGGCGATCTGCGTGGTTGGGGTGGGGGCGCTGCTGGGTGCGATCAGCATGCGCACGGTCGGCGGCGTGCTGCTCGGCGTCATGCTGATCTTCTCCTCGGCCTGGCTCATCGACCAGATCATTGGAGCCTGA
- a CDS encoding caspase family protein, with protein MPGLRSKSLLTSAALALLLTASAALAQTGPLTGTGKPGTKSLVPMPYNANPEVALNIDVSRRQPKIGEMVELCFSASRTGYVTVWDVGTSGRVARIFPNQHAGTAASATQVNGGQRYCAGTDGDPFAFEVSGPTGQDELYIVWTATAELQPQRADFATAAELSAAFEDLKRKAPDSWATFKTAFEIVGPDGPVAPPLPPPQNGGASPPAPLPDAAPAPGQAPAPVPPASQTTAAAGAQVYILAMGSNVKPLTKSNQDAAMFVDGFRRLFSVPSSNIRVYNNVYRAQFKEGMEWLRERAGPKDFVVVYYSGHGAQIPDDDGDEADGLDEVFVTYDVEGKARPSADDLVRDDEYAAWVNGLQTNQVLSVIDACHSGGLTRGVGEVVMGANPKFYVVPNLGPQAAPVAQGNGAVMPVAMRSLAPAVTRAKNTPKGTTLAAAREDQSALEAETGSLFTLALLETLSRERSGTMADMFALTSRMVEARTGSRQTPVMVGERTVAERITIQP; from the coding sequence ATGCCCGGTTTGCGTTCCAAATCTCTTCTGACGTCGGCAGCACTGGCCCTTCTCCTCACCGCGTCGGCGGCTCTGGCGCAGACGGGACCGCTGACGGGGACGGGCAAGCCTGGGACGAAGTCGCTGGTGCCGATGCCTTACAACGCCAATCCCGAGGTGGCGCTGAACATCGACGTCAGCCGGCGTCAGCCGAAGATCGGCGAGATGGTGGAGCTGTGCTTCTCCGCCTCGCGCACCGGCTATGTCACCGTGTGGGATGTCGGAACCAGCGGGCGGGTGGCCCGGATTTTTCCCAACCAGCATGCCGGCACTGCGGCGTCAGCGACCCAGGTCAATGGCGGTCAACGCTATTGCGCCGGCACCGATGGCGATCCCTTTGCGTTCGAGGTCAGCGGCCCGACCGGGCAGGACGAACTGTACATCGTGTGGACCGCCACGGCCGAGTTGCAGCCCCAGCGCGCCGACTTTGCCACCGCGGCCGAGCTGTCTGCCGCCTTTGAGGATTTGAAGCGCAAAGCCCCCGACTCCTGGGCAACCTTCAAGACCGCCTTCGAGATCGTGGGGCCGGATGGCCCCGTTGCGCCGCCGCTGCCGCCGCCGCAAAATGGCGGGGCCAGTCCGCCAGCCCCCCTCCCGGATGCAGCACCAGCTCCCGGCCAAGCTCCGGCTCCGGTCCCTCCAGCCTCTCAAACCACTGCGGCGGCGGGAGCCCAGGTCTACATCCTGGCCATGGGGTCGAACGTCAAGCCGCTGACCAAGTCGAACCAGGACGCCGCCATGTTCGTGGACGGCTTCCGCCGGCTGTTCTCGGTGCCGTCCTCCAACATTCGGGTCTACAACAACGTCTACCGCGCCCAGTTCAAGGAGGGCATGGAGTGGTTGCGCGAGCGGGCCGGACCGAAAGACTTCGTCGTCGTCTATTATTCTGGCCACGGTGCCCAAATTCCTGATGATGACGGCGACGAGGCGGACGGTCTGGACGAGGTCTTTGTCACCTATGACGTTGAAGGCAAGGCTCGACCGTCGGCAGACGATCTGGTGCGCGACGACGAATACGCGGCGTGGGTCAATGGGTTGCAGACAAACCAGGTGCTGAGTGTGATCGACGCGTGCCACAGCGGCGGCCTGACCCGTGGTGTCGGCGAGGTGGTGATGGGAGCCAACCCGAAATTCTATGTCGTGCCCAACCTCGGCCCGCAGGCCGCGCCGGTTGCCCAAGGAAACGGGGCGGTGATGCCCGTCGCCATGCGGTCGCTGGCTCCCGCTGTCACGCGCGCCAAGAACACTCCCAAAGGCACCACCCTGGCAGCAGCCCGCGAGGACCAATCCGCGCTGGAGGCGGAAACCGGCAGCCTTTTCACCCTGGCCCTGCTGGAAACCTTGAGCCGTGAGCGCAGCGGCACCATGGCCGATATGTTCGCGCTGACGTCGCGCATGGTGGAGGCTCGCACAGGGTCACGGCAGACGCCGGTTATGGTTGGCGAACGCACGGTGGCGGAACGGATCACGATTCAGCCCTGA
- a CDS encoding DUF4384 domain-containing protein, translating into MPSFSVRFLVPILALGSGFALTACQQVQAPPPVVVQAPPPASVRAELLSVSNPAAPFAAQLWSGMPTHPRIGDALNLGLRSDVDGYVSLFVVTASGGTGRLLDNRRVGAGERVEYPGRHGSIDVKLMPPAGVESFVLIASRRPLGILLPGDVRRAGSIASLALTSQELADRIRGATAVQPAEDWNAAILDVPTSF; encoded by the coding sequence ATGCCGAGCTTTTCCGTCCGTTTTCTGGTTCCGATTCTGGCGCTGGGGAGCGGTTTTGCTCTCACAGCCTGCCAGCAGGTCCAGGCGCCGCCGCCGGTGGTCGTGCAGGCGCCACCGCCCGCCTCGGTGCGCGCCGAGCTGTTGTCGGTGTCCAATCCGGCGGCGCCCTTTGCGGCCCAGCTGTGGTCGGGCATGCCGACCCACCCCCGCATCGGCGACGCGCTGAATTTGGGGCTGCGGTCAGACGTGGATGGCTATGTGTCGCTGTTCGTCGTCACCGCGTCGGGCGGAACGGGCCGGTTGCTGGACAACCGCCGTGTCGGTGCGGGGGAGCGGGTCGAGTATCCGGGGCGGCATGGCAGCATCGACGTGAAGCTGATGCCTCCGGCCGGCGTGGAAAGCTTCGTGCTGATCGCCAGCCGGCGCCCCTTGGGCATTCTGCTGCCGGGCGACGTGCGCCGCGCCGGCAGCATCGCATCGCTTGCGCTGACCTCCCAGGAGTTGGCAGATCGCATCCGTGGAGCGACGGCGGTTCAGCCGGCCGAGGATTGGAACGCCGCCATTCTCGACGTTCCGACATCCTTTTGA
- a CDS encoding lytic transglycosylase domain-containing protein, giving the protein MLSVALFTALAAGCAPSVHADTLAAIAQTESRFNPLAIYDNHSGRAYAPDDQTTAVTTASALLAQGHSLDLGLMQINSANLLHLGLTPAAAFDPCANLDAAARLLVEGYSPAPGEDSQQALRRALSRYNTGSPARGLANGYVTKVQAAAGQIVPALRTAAPPPDGPVPPPALSATARPPSALPSGPAAWDVYGQARFARAQAAGRAPPESGRQQHPPPPAASPTMVELAPQPTHPLRAPPP; this is encoded by the coding sequence ATGCTGAGCGTCGCGCTGTTCACAGCGTTGGCGGCCGGCTGTGCGCCGTCGGTCCATGCCGACACGCTGGCGGCCATCGCACAGACGGAGAGCCGCTTCAATCCTTTGGCCATTTACGACAACCACAGCGGGCGCGCCTATGCGCCGGACGACCAGACGACAGCGGTGACGACGGCGTCGGCCCTGCTGGCGCAAGGCCATTCGCTTGATCTTGGGCTCATGCAGATCAACAGCGCCAACCTGCTCCACCTCGGCCTCACGCCAGCCGCGGCGTTTGATCCGTGTGCCAACCTTGATGCCGCGGCCCGCCTGCTGGTCGAAGGCTACAGTCCGGCTCCCGGGGAAGACAGCCAGCAGGCCCTCCGGCGCGCCCTGTCGCGCTACAACACCGGTTCACCGGCGCGCGGCCTTGCCAATGGCTACGTCACCAAGGTTCAAGCTGCCGCCGGGCAGATCGTGCCGGCACTGCGAACGGCGGCACCGCCGCCGGACGGACCCGTTCCGCCCCCCGCTCTGTCTGCGACGGCTCGTCCACCCTCCGCTCTGCCGTCTGGTCCGGCGGCGTGGGACGTCTACGGGCAAGCCCGTTTTGCCCGGGCCCAGGCCGCCGGCCGTGCTCCGCCTGAGTCCGGGCGACAGCAGCACCCCCCGCCTCCGGCAGCCTCGCCGACAATGGTTGAGCTGGCGCCACAGCCCACCCACCCCCTCCGGGCGCCTCCGCCCTGA
- a CDS encoding EexN family lipoprotein, whose product MTIPLRTPHLLPAVLALTVLIPAPSGVAAAPRSVGWYADHPQERAQVQLACFDDPGRLGRDPDCVNAQQASVEVALRQARARTGTMDPNDPEFWSNSPENRKSKLIMCRRTPTLDHCEAARRSLLIEAGQAGR is encoded by the coding sequence ATGACGATCCCGCTCCGCACGCCGCACCTTCTGCCGGCAGTCCTGGCCCTCACCGTCCTCATTCCGGCCCCCTCAGGCGTTGCAGCCGCGCCGCGCAGCGTCGGCTGGTACGCCGACCACCCGCAAGAGCGCGCGCAAGTCCAGCTCGCCTGCTTCGATGATCCCGGCCGGCTCGGCCGCGATCCCGACTGCGTCAATGCCCAACAAGCCAGCGTCGAGGTGGCCCTGCGCCAGGCCCGCGCCCGCACCGGCACCATGGATCCCAACGATCCGGAGTTTTGGTCGAATTCGCCGGAGAATCGCAAAAGTAAGCTCATCATGTGCCGGCGAACCCCGACGCTCGATCATTGCGAGGCGGCCCGGCGCTCCTTGCTGATCGAGGCCGGGCAGGCGGGACGGTGA
- a CDS encoding OmpA family protein: MKLSTVLLSAVAALVGFGTAWSASAQSSQQIMDNLLQQVQPAPGGTPAADSGAPQTKVFETVPSSDDLLDALLPSPQTKDLMVIPRNQQKPVGLLITFDYDSDRITQSGRDYLDRLAVVLRDPRMQPYNIALIGHTDAAGDAGYNLDLSRRRARSALSYLVANYNINPAAMIVDGVGKYELVVPSDPYHRNNRSVVVAAVGRR; encoded by the coding sequence ATGAAGCTTTCAACGGTTCTCCTTTCCGCGGTCGCGGCCCTGGTTGGCTTCGGCACGGCGTGGTCCGCCTCCGCCCAGTCCAGCCAGCAGATCATGGACAACCTTCTCCAGCAGGTTCAGCCTGCTCCCGGCGGCACCCCGGCGGCCGACAGCGGGGCGCCGCAGACCAAGGTTTTTGAGACGGTTCCCAGCTCCGACGATCTGCTGGACGCGCTGCTCCCCAGCCCGCAGACCAAGGATTTGATGGTCATTCCGCGCAATCAGCAGAAGCCGGTCGGTCTGCTGATCACCTTCGATTATGACAGCGACCGCATCACGCAATCCGGGCGCGATTATCTTGATCGCTTGGCGGTGGTGCTGCGCGACCCGAGGATGCAGCCCTACAACATCGCCCTGATCGGACACACCGACGCCGCGGGCGATGCCGGTTACAACCTTGACCTGTCGCGCCGCCGCGCTCGCTCCGCGCTCAGCTATCTGGTGGCCAACTACAACATCAACCCGGCGGCGATGATCGTCGACGGTGTCGGCAAGTACGAGCTGGTGGTGCCGTCCGACCCCTACCATCGCAACAACCGCAGCGTGGTCGTTGCGGCGGTTGGCCGCCGCTGA
- a CDS encoding type IV secretion system protein VirB3: MADGLTEDPLFLACTRPAMWRGVPLEAVALTGMATTIVFVMMGNPLYLLVGVALHGAIRLVIAYDHNLFGLLRLWADTKARARNREIWGGASVSPLPPVRPRQARELRVHV; the protein is encoded by the coding sequence ATGGCGGACGGACTGACCGAGGATCCGCTCTTCCTGGCCTGTACCCGCCCGGCCATGTGGCGTGGCGTGCCCTTGGAAGCGGTGGCCCTCACCGGCATGGCGACGACCATCGTTTTTGTGATGATGGGCAATCCCCTCTACCTGCTGGTCGGTGTGGCGCTGCACGGCGCCATCCGTCTGGTCATCGCCTACGACCACAACCTGTTCGGCCTGCTGCGGCTGTGGGCGGACACCAAGGCCCGGGCGCGCAATCGGGAGATCTGGGGCGGCGCCTCGGTCAGCCCGCTGCCGCCCGTCCGCCCTCGTCAGGCCCGGGAGCTGCGGGTTCATGTTTAG